A stretch of the Mycobacterium sp. ITM-2016-00317 genome encodes the following:
- a CDS encoding glycoside hydrolase family 16 protein — protein sequence MDRRSAMMMFGFGVAAAALPLPRAGAQPAPGPGEPGVPEVAEAAAPVFLFDEEFNGPAGAPPDPRWWFIVPERETIRNPVEWDKPYNMGRYVTDQEHVFQDGKGNLVIRATRGEGANIQEKYASGKVIGNWRGGVGTTWEARIKLNCLTDGAWPAFWLINDNPVRGGEIDLVEWYGNRDWPSGTTVHARLDGTMFQTQKHPVDSDWHRWRMTWLPSGMYFWKDYEPGMEPFFTVLSNSLPDWPFNDPGFTMAPVFNIAVGGSGGREPAGGNYPAEMLIDWIRVF from the coding sequence GTGGATCGTCGCAGCGCCATGATGATGTTCGGGTTCGGCGTGGCAGCTGCCGCGCTGCCCTTACCGAGGGCGGGGGCACAACCGGCGCCCGGCCCCGGCGAGCCGGGCGTTCCCGAGGTCGCCGAGGCGGCCGCACCCGTGTTCTTGTTCGACGAGGAGTTCAACGGCCCGGCCGGTGCGCCGCCGGATCCGCGATGGTGGTTCATCGTCCCGGAGCGGGAGACCATCCGTAACCCTGTCGAATGGGACAAGCCCTACAACATGGGCCGTTACGTCACCGACCAGGAGCACGTGTTCCAGGACGGAAAGGGCAACCTGGTCATCCGCGCCACCCGTGGCGAGGGCGCGAACATCCAGGAGAAGTACGCCAGCGGAAAGGTCATCGGCAACTGGCGCGGCGGGGTCGGCACCACCTGGGAAGCCCGCATCAAGCTCAACTGCCTGACCGACGGCGCGTGGCCGGCTTTCTGGCTGATCAACGACAACCCCGTGCGCGGCGGCGAGATCGACCTCGTCGAGTGGTACGGCAACCGGGACTGGCCCTCGGGCACCACCGTGCACGCGCGGCTGGACGGCACGATGTTCCAGACCCAGAAGCACCCGGTCGACTCGGACTGGCACAGATGGCGGATGACGTGGCTGCCGTCGGGCATGTACTTCTGGAAGGATTACGAGCCGGGCATGGAGCCGTTCTTCACGGTGCTGTCGAACTCGTTGCCGGACTGGCCCTTCAATGATCCGGGCTTCACGATGGCCCCGGTGTTCAACATCGCCGTGGGCGGCTCCGGCGGCCGCGAACCGGCCGGCGGCAATTATCCCGCCGAGATGCTGATCGACTGGATCAGGGTCTTCTAG